A stretch of Cheilinus undulatus linkage group 20, ASM1832078v1, whole genome shotgun sequence DNA encodes these proteins:
- the LOC121528842 gene encoding major facilitator superfamily domain-containing protein 1-like, protein MAQPAEEAYYRFVVLFFNCLLTFGSYFCFDIPSVLQDQFQGNLTCPNTTVINGTVDCVQGLGMSPQQYNLLYAIYAWTNAAVVGLSGFLIDKLGNCFGVFLFSFLCVLGSSLFALGSHFKGTPYLLPLMLTGRLLFGSGNGSLTIVQNRITAFWFKGKELALAFGVMLAFSRLGSVLNFFFTQKFEEKYGMQWTLWGGALLCVLGFTSAIIVSMLDKIGMKQLGLDGTIQEESRKVRIQDVKILSLRYWLLVLTIMFFYNAIFPFVADASKFIQDKYSGYSQKEAAYIAGAVYDSSLILSASVGILIDYVGLRGLFISACATFTLPVFGLLAFTFVPPLVSTIWLGITYSIAAVSMWPSIPLVVPQATLGTALGLASSIHMFGVGVSNLVVGQILGTKSSETKIPLWRWQRMMIFMLANTISCIVFSVLLNVVDHRQGGTLNKTSKRSQPAGTGSDREPLNQGEEGHEDEEGVRTHSINS, encoded by the exons ATGGCGCAGCCTGCGGAGGAAG CGTATTATCGCTTTGTGGTGCTGTTCTTCAACTGCCTGCTGACATTCGGCTCCTACTTCTGCTTTGACATCCCCAGTGTTTTACAGGATCAATTTCAAGGG AACCTGACATGTCCCAACACCACCGTGATCAATGGGACGGTGGACTGTGTGCAGGGACTCGGGATGAGTCCTCAGCAGTACAATCTTCTTTATGCAATATACGCTTGGAC GAATGCAGCAGTGGTCGGCCTTTCTGGTTTCCTCATTGATAAGTTAGGAAATTGCT TCGGAGtgtttctcttctcttttctgtgtgttttgggctCGTCGCTCTTTGCTCTGGGGTCCCACTTCAAAGGAACTCCCTACCTGCTGCCGCTCATGCTCACAGGCCGACTGCTGTTTGGATCAGGGAACGGATCTCTGACCA TCGTTCAGAATCGCATCACAGCGTTCTGGTTCAAAGGGAAGGAGCTGGCGTTGGCTTTTGGAGTGATGCTTGCATTCTCACGCCTGGGTTCAGTCCTGAACTTTTTCTTCACTCAGaagtttgaggaaaaatatGGCATGCAGTGGACCCTCTGGGGTG GTGCTCTGTTGTGTGTACTGGGCTTCACATCGGCCATTATTGTCAGCATGTTGGACAAGATTGGAATGAAGCAGCTCGGTCTTGATGGTACCATCCAAGAGGAATCCCGCAAAGTG aggATCCAGGATGTGAAGATCCTCTCATTGAGATATTGGCTGTTGGTTCTCACCATCATGTTCTTCTACAATGCCATCTTCCCGTTCGTTGCAGATGCCAG TAAATTTATTCAGGATAAGTACAGCGGCTACAGTCAGAAGGAGGCTGCATATATCGCTGGGGCTGTTTACGACAGCTCATTGATCCTCTCAGCCAGCGTGGGCATTCTTATC GATTATGTTGGTCTTCGGGGCCTTTTTATTTCGGCCTGCGCCACATTCACGCTGCCTGTGTTTGGACTCCTCGCCTTCACATTTGTCCCTCCTCTTGTCTCCACCATTTGGCTCGGGATCACCTACTCCATTGCTGCT GTGAGTATGTGGCCATCCATCCCTCTGGTGGTTCCTCAGGCGACTCTAGGAACAGCCCTGGGTCTGGCCAGCTCCATACACATGTTTGGGGTTGGGGTGTCCAATCTGGTTGTCGGGCAGATACTGGGCACTAAATCCAG TGAGACTAAAATCCCGTTGTGGCGTTGGCAGAGGATGATGATCTTCATGTTGGCCAACACCAtcagctgcattgttttctCAGTGCTGCTGAATGTTGTCGACCACAGACAG GGCGGGACCCTGAACAAGACAAGTAAAAGGTCACAGCCAGCAGGGACAGGCTCAGACAGAGAGCCACTTAACCAGGGAGAAGAAGGGCATGAGGATGAGGAAGGAGTCCGAACTCATTCTATAAACTCCTAA
- the LOC121528841 gene encoding major facilitator superfamily domain-containing protein 1-like, producing MAQPAEKAYYRFVVLFFNCLLTFGSYFCFDIPSVLQDQFQGNLTCPNTTVINGTVDCVEGLGMSPQQYNLLYAIYAWTNAVVVVLAGFLIDKLGNRFGVFLFSFLCVLGSSLFALGSHFKGTPYLLPLMLTGRLLFGSGNGSLTIVQNRITAFWFKGKELALAFGVTLAFSRLGSVLNFFFTQKFEEKYGMQWTLWGGALLCVLGFTSAIIVSMLDKIGMKQLGLDGTIQEESRKVRIQDVKLLSLRYWLLVLTIMFFYNGIFPFIADASKFIQDKYSGYSQKEAAYIAGAVYDSSLILSASVGILIDYVGLRGIFAVACAVLTLPVFGLLAFTFVPPLVSTIWLGITYSFAAASMWPSIPLVVPQATLGTAMGLATSIQMIGIGVSNLVVGQILGTKSSETKIPLWRWQRMMIFMLANTISCIVTSVLLNVVDHRQGGTLNKTTKKSQPAERDSDREPLNQGEEQEDEEDEEGNRTHSINS from the exons ATGGCACAGCCGGCAGAGAAAG CGTATTATCGCTTTGTGGTGCTGTTCTTCAACTGCCTGCTGACATTCGGCTCCTACTTCTGCTTTGACATCCCCAGTGTTTTACAGGATCAATTTCAAGGG AACCTGACATGTCCCAACACCACCGTGATCAATGGGACGGTGGACTGTGTGGAGGGACTCGGGATGAGTCCTCAGCAGTACAATCTTCTTTATGCAATATACGCTTGGAC GAATGCAGTGGTGGTTGTCCTTGCTGGTTTCCTCATTGATAAGTTAGGAAATCGCT TCGGAGtgtttctcttctcttttctgtgtgttttgggctCGTCGCTCTTTGCTCTGGGGTCCCACTTCAAAGGAACTCCCTACCTGCTGCCGCTCATGCTCACAGGCCGACTGCTGTTTGGATCAGGGAACGGATCTCTGACCA TCGTTCAGAATCGCATCACAGCGTTCTGGTTCAAAGGGAAGGAGCTGGCGTTGGCTTTTGGAGTGACCCTGGCGTTCTCACGCCTGGGTTCAGTCCTGAACTTCTTCTTCACTCAGaaatttgaggaaaaatatGGCATGCAGTGGACCCTCTGGGGTG GTGCTCTGTTGTGTGTACTGGGCTTCACATCGGCCATTATTGTCAGCATGTTGGACAAGATTGGAATGAAGCAGCTCGGTCTTGATGGTACCATCCAAGAGGAATCCCGCAAAGTG AGGATCCAGGATGTGAAGCTCCTCTCGCTGAGATATTGGCTGTTAGTTCTCACCATCATGTTCTTCTACAATGGCATCTTCCCGTTCATCGCAGATGCCAG TAAGTTCATTCAGGACAAGTACAGCGGCTACAGTCAGAAGGAGGCGGCATACATCGCTGGGGCTGTTTACGACAGCTCACTGATCCTCTCAGCCAGCGTGGGCATTCTTATC GATTATGTTGGTCTTCGGGGCATTTTTGCAGTGGCCTGCGCCGTCCTCACTCTACCTGTGTTCGGACTCCTCGCCTTCACATTCGTCCCTCCTCTCGTCTCCACTATTTGGCTTGGAATCACCTACTCATTTGCTGCT GCAAGCATGTGGCCATCCATCCCTCTGGTGGTTCCTCAGGCGACTCTAGGAACAGCTATGGGTCTGGCCACCTCCATACAGATGATTGGGATTGGGGTATCCAATCTGGTTGTTGGGCAGATTTTGGGCACCAAATCCAG TGAGACTAAAATCCCGTTGTGGCGTTGGCAGAGGATGATGATCTTCATGTTGGCCAACACCATCAGCTGCATCGTCACCTCAGTGCTGCTGAATGTCGTCGACCACAGACAG GGCGGGACCCTGAACAAGACGACCAAGAAGTCACAGCCCGCAGAGAGAGACTCAGACAGAGAGCCGCTCAACCAGGGCGAAGAgcaggaggatgaagaggatgaagaggggAACAGAACTCATTCTATAAACTCCTGA